From one Triticum urartu cultivar G1812 chromosome 3, Tu2.1, whole genome shotgun sequence genomic stretch:
- the LOC125544613 gene encoding uncharacterized protein LOC125544613 yields the protein MSLKSYHEESLRPPATEDAAAATTTKWDWAEVLLDHVAYMVDKKNHTSAPLRFKRNLDGKEVDVQVTFCFAKPPRVSHFCCHAYFTDDHGEEDTCLFFREPFVFATDGNLALITLCIGLGRPSPFDTKKCKYEYLVYQAASSPEGKPGLTRIPKFPAHMLPTTGSDCIPSRAIGLVRYRSNISTDAHPHKAPFTPPAPILSPAVALARPQSFPFTPPTSILSPSVTAYSDALAKGDACDAYRIAALAYDYFHDSSNSPYGPYYICTYDSKAEDWIRKPAAIPQPPLPSDYICDIDMVITIGGSSRGIMGWVDLWNGMLLSDVLADHKPCRPLRYVTLPKPTQPQNWLPLAVDIGCNCRDIVLVKETGIIRFVDLQVHADPSIPCSQTPCGWTVLTWTLEGFHEGLDLETLGDLHFQPELELHSSDISGYKLPQSLFVSNPILSSNTDGVLYLRTNVSSATNRNSQVIAVDIKHKMLLDVKEFDMQRPNNYMRTSISSYLKPPVSNKSMKRRAPQSMGSSRKKPQQQPAITNPAEGGEVDVGDAMDSQ from the exons ATGTCGCTCAAATCCTATCACGAAGAATCGCTGCGTCCTCCGGCCACGGAagatgcggcggcggcgacgacgactaAGTGGGACTGGGCGGAAGTCCTCCTCGACCACGTCGCTTACATGGTCGACAAGAAAAACCATACTTCCGCCCCCCTTCGCTTCAAGAGGAACCTCGACGGCAAGGAGGTGGATGTGCAGGTCACCTTCTGCTTCGCCAAGCCGCCTCGCGTCTCCCATTTCTGCTGCCACGCCTACTTCACCGACGACCACGGAGAAGAAGACACCTGCTTGTTCTTCCGCGAGCCTTTCGTGTTCGCCACGGACGGTAACCTTGCCCTCATCACCCTCTGCATCGGGCTCGGCCGTCCCTCCCCCTTCGATACCAAGAAGTGCAAATACGAATACCTCGTCTACCAGGCGGCATCCTCACCAGAGGGGAAGCCGGGACTCACCCGGATCCCGAAATTCCCTGCCCACATGTTGCCGACAACGGGATCCGACTGCATCCCTTCCCGTGCGATTGGTCTCGTGCGTTACCGCAGCAACATTTCCACCGATGCTCACCCCCACAAAGCCCCCTTCACGCCCCCGGCTCCCATCCTCAGCCCTGCCGTCGCTCTTGCCCGCCCCCAAAGTTTCCCCTTTACGCCCCCCACCTCCATCCTCAGCCCCTCCGTCACCGCCTATTCAGACGCCCTGGCCAAGGGTGATGCTTGTGATGCCTACAGAATCGCAGCTCTTGCCTACGACTACTTCCATGATTCTAGCAATAGCCCATATGGTCCATACTACATATGCACCTATGACTCCAAGGCCGAGGATTGGATCCGCAAGCCAGCTGCTATTCCACAGCCGCCGCTACCATCGGACTACATCTGTGACATCGACATGGTCATCACCATCGGTGGCTCCAGCCGTGGCATCATGGGCTGGGTCGACCTCTGGAATGGCATGCTCCTCTCTGACGTGCTCGCAGACCACAAACCCTGCAGACCACTCCGCTATGTCACCCTTCCAAAGCCGACGCAGCCGCAAAATTGGCTGCCTCTTGCCGTTGACATTGGATGCAACTGTCGGGACATTGTCCTTGTCAAAGAGACTGGCATCATCAGGTTCGTCGACCTACAGGTCCACGCCGACCCCAGCATCCCTTGCTCACAAACCCCTTGTGGCTGGACGGTGCTCACATGGACCTTGGAGGGGTTCCACGAGGGTTTGGATTTGGAAACCCTGGGTGATTTGCATTTCCAGCCGGAGCTCGAACTCCATTCTAGTGATATCTCTGGCTACAAGTTGCCCCAGTCTCTCTTTGTTTCCAACCCCATTCTCAGCTCCAACACAGATGGCGTCTTGTACCTCAGGACAAATGTGAGCAGTGCAACTAACAGGAACTCGCAAGTGATTGCTGTTGACATCAAACATAAGATGCTGCTGGATGTGAAGGAATTTGATATGCAAAGACCAAACAACTACATGCGCACTAGCATCTCCAGCTATCTCAAGCCCCCAG TTTCAAACAAGAGTATGAAACGAAGAGCGCCACAGTCTATGGGATCCTCTCGCAAGAAGCCGCAGCAGCAGCCTGCCATCACTAACCCAGCTGAAGGAGGAGAGGTTGATGTCGGGGATGCCATGGACTCACAGTAG